Proteins encoded together in one Quercus lobata isolate SW786 chromosome 3, ValleyOak3.0 Primary Assembly, whole genome shotgun sequence window:
- the LOC115981586 gene encoding transcription factor bHLH149-like isoform X2, producing the protein MYIVKLFSSMESTISNPDFNIEEEELKRTKRRKTETRDPESDPKPETIRWRSESEQRNYSSKLVEALRQVRRNSSSSSSSPSSAKLSSSSSVGRHREIRDAANRVLAVSAKGKTRWSRAILTSRLSSKLAHNNTKHKKGANRAGAKVTGCSRLSRPEKKRLPAVQRKVKVLGRLVPGCRKVSLPNLLEEATDYIAALQMQVRAMTKITEILTGAPVNRLGSS; encoded by the exons AT GtatattgtgaaattgttttCTTCAATGGAGTCGACGATCTCAAACCCGGATTTCaacatagaagaagaagagttgaaGCGAACGAAGCGTAGAAAAACCGAGACGCGAGATCCGGAATCGGATCCAAAACCCGAGACGATCAGATGGAGATCCGAATCGGAGCAACGAAACTACTCCTCAAAGCTCGTCGAAGCTCTCCGCCAAGTCCGCCGCaattcctcctcctcctcctcctcgcCGTCGTCAGCCAagctctcctcctcctcctccgtAGGACGACACCGCGAGATCCGAGACGCGGCGAACCGAGTTCTCGCCGTATCGGCCAAAGGAAAAACCCGGTGGAGCCGGGCGATTCTAACGAGTCGACTCAGTTCGAAACTCGCCCACAACAACACGAAGCACAAGAAAGGAGCGAACAGAGCCGGCGCCAAGGTGACCGGCTGTAGCCGGTTGAGTAGGCCGGAGAAGAAGAGGTTACCGGCTGTGCAAAGGAAAGTGAAGGTTTTGGGCCGGTTAGTTCCCGGTTGCCGAAAAGTCTCGCTGCCAAACCTTTTAGAAGAAGCCACTGATTACATAGCGGCTTTGCAGATGCAAGTCCGAGCCATGACTAAAATCACTGAGATTCTTACCGGCGCTCCGGTTAACCGGCTCGGTTCGAGCTGa
- the LOC115981586 gene encoding transcription factor bHLH149-like isoform X1, whose amino-acid sequence MESTISNPDFNIEEEELKRTKRRKTETRDPESDPKPETIRWRSESEQRNYSSKLVEALRQVRRNSSSSSSSPSSAKLSSSSSVGRHREIRDAANRVLAVSAKGKTRWSRAILTSRLSSKLAHNNTKHKKGANRAGAKVTGCSRLSRPEKKRLPAVQRKVKVLGRLVPGCRKVSLPNLLEEATDYIAALQMQVRAMTKITEILTGAPVNRLGSS is encoded by the coding sequence ATGGAGTCGACGATCTCAAACCCGGATTTCaacatagaagaagaagagttgaaGCGAACGAAGCGTAGAAAAACCGAGACGCGAGATCCGGAATCGGATCCAAAACCCGAGACGATCAGATGGAGATCCGAATCGGAGCAACGAAACTACTCCTCAAAGCTCGTCGAAGCTCTCCGCCAAGTCCGCCGCaattcctcctcctcctcctcctcgcCGTCGTCAGCCAagctctcctcctcctcctccgtAGGACGACACCGCGAGATCCGAGACGCGGCGAACCGAGTTCTCGCCGTATCGGCCAAAGGAAAAACCCGGTGGAGCCGGGCGATTCTAACGAGTCGACTCAGTTCGAAACTCGCCCACAACAACACGAAGCACAAGAAAGGAGCGAACAGAGCCGGCGCCAAGGTGACCGGCTGTAGCCGGTTGAGTAGGCCGGAGAAGAAGAGGTTACCGGCTGTGCAAAGGAAAGTGAAGGTTTTGGGCCGGTTAGTTCCCGGTTGCCGAAAAGTCTCGCTGCCAAACCTTTTAGAAGAAGCCACTGATTACATAGCGGCTTTGCAGATGCAAGTCCGAGCCATGACTAAAATCACTGAGATTCTTACCGGCGCTCCGGTTAACCGGCTCGGTTCGAGCTGa